The Porites lutea chromosome 11, jaPorLute2.1, whole genome shotgun sequence genome contains the following window.
TCCCTTGAAATGCCTTTGCCCTGCGTACTAATATGAAAGGAATGTGGCCGTGAAGGTCCTGGTGTTGAGTTTAAGGTCCATTTAACGTCACTGCAGAGACTGTGGTCACGATAATCACTTGAATGCGTATGTAAGTCACTCAACAATAGCCTGCATTATTTGTTCGATTCGCAAACACACGTAATTCAGGTATACACGTACTGTATTAGATGCGAGACTTTTCGATTCGCCTTGCCCGTTGGAAATCTATTTACCAAGGGAAATAAAAGTGgagcctgatctcagcttaGTGCGGGACGAGTCTTCGGTAAGATACAAGTGACTGAAAAGTCTATAAATCAATGTTTGTAAAGTTAATTTACGTTACCCTACAGTGCATGGGTATCTGCATGGTCTTTCACATTTTATGCGTTTCCAAGCATGTTTCGTCGCTTGTCACCTGAAAGCttcaataatatttaatttaagctttttcattattttctatTGCATCTCAACGACCCTTGGTCATTGAACAGAGATTGAATAATCTATTGAATAATAGACTTCGTGCAGTCATGACTGTATACATTTCAAGTTGCATTGAGCGTTGTTTTGTCACGCAATACTGTTTCCATTGTATCTTtgcctgcaaatacagccgtCTCTTCTCGCTCCTTaccgttcgcaggctattaaATTGTATCTAAGCAACGGTGAATAAGAGCGTTGAATTCAATATAAGCcgtgtttactgtgttgttaaATTCAAGTTCTCGCAGTCATGATCCACTGTGATTCCTTTTGTTGACACTGGAACTAGCAGCAGTGAGGGCTTTCTCTGATTCACGTTATGAAAGCGGTTCTCAACATGAATCACATCTCTAAGGTAAACGCACATGTTCGCCCGCACTTTCTAACCATCGGTTACTGCTAGTTCTACATATTCTACTACATGTAATCCTGTATTGCAATGGAAAATTGTAtaacatgaatgaatgaatggacgAGAAGTGCTCTTATTGTTATGACGTGATTATACATTTATTAACTGATTCGTTTCCCACGTATAGAGCTTTTGAAACGGCATAAGTTACTGTGCCTTTCGTTACGCTGCCCGAATTCTCGAAAAAATGCCCCGACTTAACTTTGGAAGAGTTCCGGGGTGTTTTCGGGTGAAGTTCGAGCAGCCTAGCGCTAACGCTGTTTGTTTACTCTCTTATCGACAGACCAACCGCAGAAGAAGCTAAGAAGTGGCAAACGTCCTTTGAATCTGTGCTTAGGCATAAGTTTGGCATTCAACTGTTTCAGGAATTTCTTCGTTCCCAGTACGGCGAGGAAAACCTCAACTTTTGGCTAGCGGTTGAAGAATACAAGAAACTCGACGAAAGCAGCAGGGCGGAAAGAGCAAGAATGATTTATGAAGATTATGTTTCCACTCTATCACCAACGGAGGTTAGACACTGATTTCCACCACTTTTTCTATTTTACCTTTCAAGGAGACTTTGTCACGCGAATTTCatctttcatttgctttgttttgccaATAGGCCCGTTGCAAAACCTTGTCACGTTCTTAGATACCACTTAGCAACGGCTCGCCAGTTGGAAACCCGAAGCGTTCATTCAGATCACAAAGCTTTGCATGTGATCGAGCGAAGCCTTTCTACGTTAATTCAACGTTTTTAAGTCTTCTATTCCCAGTTACTTCGGTTAATATTCAACAGAATGATTAAATTAATTAACTAGGTGTGCTTCGCTCGATCGCATAGTATAGATAGGATAGTTTGCGATCCAGCGAGCCGTTGCTAAGTGGTATTCAAGCACGTGACCAAGTTCTGCAAAGGTTCTCATGATTGGCCAGTGTTATGTCAAAACAACAGTCTCATAGCAAGAACCAGTATGCCTACCGAATGATTACATTTCCAAGTTACAAACATCTTTGAATTTTGTGCAGTATTCAAATGCTCCAAAATTGGTTTATCCTATTATCTTCATTTTTTACCCAAGTGGTGGCCATTTTATAATTTAAACTAAATGTGGCTAATTTACGTGAGAAAGCTTCTGTAAAGGATAAAAATAGTTGCCGAGCAGCAGCATAACGAAGCTTTCTCGTGGTTTGGTAGAAAAATTAGCGCCCTTTCCTCGTCCAATCCAACTCCCGTGCTTCGcaatgtagcctgcgaaaacatccgtttctcctcgctcttcgccgctggggacgtttcgcgcggaggaacgtgaACGTTTCTCCGCGCGAAatgtccccagcggcgaagagcgaggagaaacggatatTTTCGCAGGCTATTCGCAATgtttaaatgcattttaatgCTCACCCTTAAACCCCTATGgatcgttttcactcacgtcATCAGTagctatgcaaattttttgaaacAACAGAAAGTTTTTACATGAGAAAATCCCGTACAGCAATTTTTTGGTACatcaatatggccaccgtgacgtcatgtgaaaacaatttttaactcCGCCCGGCTTCTGATTGTCCTTAGCCTGTCGTTATTCTTTGCCATTTAATTGggagtttttttaaagaaaccaTGTTATAAACTTTGCTCGAAGCAGATGAAGCAAAATGTAAGAAAGGAATATGTCAGTGGATTTCATCGAAGGTCCTTTTTCAGCTTGTGCAAAGCAAGCTTATAGGAAATTGGCCCTACTTGTGTCATTGCACTTTCTTTTCTTCTAGTcgtcctatttttttttttatctaaataGCCCCTACAACCCTAATTATTCCTACATTACCTAGGCTAGTTGCATGGCAAAGTTGTACCGATATAAGTGAATGGGCAGATTTAATGCTGACCAATTATCTCTTTTCGTAGATAAGCCTGGACGCCAAAGTTCGAGCAGAGATCGACAACAACATGAACAATCCCACTGTCGACACTTTCAAAGTGGCACAGGATCATATATTCACCCTCATGTACCACGACTGTTTTCCTAGATTTATCAAATCTAAACATTACAAACAACTTCTGAAGAGACACTGACCAAGAATCAATGCAACTCTCACCACGTCATCACCTACTTCTCTAGTTTCTTTTCATATACAATCCAGCGTTCCGTTTTACACTCCAGATGCATGCAGTCATGAAACCCATGCTGGTAGCCATACTTTTATCTTTCAACTCAAGTCACTGCGCTGTTATCGATAACACGTTGACAACACTCTACGCGGTTCATCGTTTTTCAATGCGCAATTTATCATGGATCAAGACAGTCTCAGCAAGGTTTATCGGTCCAAGTAAAGTCACGAAAAGTCATATGAATTGGGAGTTTTGGACTACGATGACTTGATGTGCTCCATATGCAAGCATGTAAAGGCTTCGGTCAATTTTTTAATTCAACCAAAAAATTGTAGGAGCATCCGTGTCGAAAATTGGATTTTTACGGAACTCACCCAAGAGATGTATTGCAACCTCCTTAACTTCTTACGTATTGTGGAAAGGAGGCACCTTTTTGTGAAAGCTGCCAGATCctaattttgtttattgttaatTTTTGGTAGAGAATTTAAGCGGGTAGGATGTGAGAATCGGGGAAAATACCATTTTAAGTGAATGCTACGTTATTCGTCATCCCAAACTGCCTCTGCCATCAATCCCGGTCCATTCTGCCAAATTAAATCCCAGCCTCGTCCCCACGCCAGTTTACGTTATCCGAGTCAgcagaggaggcttggaaccaaAGCGCGAACTTTCCCGAGTTGACAGGTGACGTCCTCTCTCGACATTCAATCCggttgtgactagaatggatacctcAAAATCAGATAGGACACCTTGTGTTTATTACGCAACGCTATACTATATTTAGGCGAATTTATTGGCCACGAGAACTTTTAGAAAAGTGGGGAAATCAGAGTAAGAGACAGTTGTGCAGGGAAAAGAGTTCAATACAGGGTTTAGCACCGAAGtacagtgattagggttaagcacagttttaaaaacggttagctttcaatAATGTAATGATCAACGCCATTTAAAGTACGTTAAAATTAACCAGTCACGGCAGTTAGCCcttgatggtgtagtggatacgGATATGGATTATACATCAAATGACACGGGTTTAAGTTCTACATACTACCTattgttttcttctgttttctttcttctcttatttaCTACTTTAAGATGTAAGAATCCTATCATGTATTTTGAGTGAAGACGAAAATCTGACTTTggggtatccattctagtcacatcCCATCCAAAATAGCCTAGGACGATTGGGAACGAGGCTGCCAAATTCCAATATTTTGAGATGAAATTTTTCTCGGCTCATTCATGATCCAAACCGAATGTGCACAATCGATAGAgattgaaactgaaaataaatatgTTTGTCGTTTATACATAATTGTGTAACATAAATTTTACTGACGAAACGTGACTTATTTAAAGGCATATTAAAAAAGGGTAACtcggaaaaataaaaagtttaattgTTAAGTAAATCACATTCAATTCGCCAACGGCTAGCAAGCGGGCTCAAAAAACGCTTGTCGTTGGCAAAAATCGTGCTTAATTTGTACAGAACGATCAGCAAAAATTGGTTGGCAAGCCCAACAAGCAATAAATGTGTCATTTATTTATGAAGATAAACTAATCGAATCTATTAATTAAAGTTAAATACTCAGTCGAAGATAATATAAATTACTCACTTGTACATGACAGAACAGCTGTCGTTATGAAAAAATTGGCTTATTTGAA
Protein-coding sequences here:
- the LOC140952245 gene encoding regulator of G-protein signaling rgs-2-like, whose translation is MRREMLKKLSQKILKPMGGCSSAVAPEDPNGGQQTVKNNWCACCGSRQDSTAALLAQKEKDLDCERPTAEEAKKWQTSFESVLRHKFGIQLFQEFLRSQYGEENLNFWLAVEEYKKLDESSRAERARMIYEDYVSTLSPTEISLDAKVRAEIDNNMNNPTVDTFKVAQDHIFTLMYHDCFPRFIKSKHYKQLLKRH